In a genomic window of Oncorhynchus keta strain PuntledgeMale-10-30-2019 chromosome 26, Oket_V2, whole genome shotgun sequence:
- the LOC118358916 gene encoding myc-associated zinc finger protein-like, with protein MDSSWSNFLFQTPLSHTQSETALQSELLPDMTGSAQSPPTEHIAPPPSTVDTAALNEEPLPEKAVSKPGRPTHICNTCNKQFKNNYNLRRHQSVHTGIKMKDRAAREREDGSKGGGGGRQTIPLSLLHLSLPSYPLPAESLPQPSPLGNQEGQPVAVSIAPATVTMAAPQVLQAAVVVAGTMVQNQNLGPQPNPNPSPNQVRKNHACEACGKAFRDVYHLNRHRLSHSDEKPYHCPICQQRFKRKDRMSYHVRSHQGGVEKPYVCPHCAKGFSRPDHLNSHVRQVHSTERPFKCPTCTSAFATRDRLRAHLIRHEEKVPCHICGKLLSAAYITDHMRVHNQSQHHACHLCNRSFTTLTYLRVHAQKHHGQEWKESGGTRGMFGGAGAGGVLLCQLCGVQCKTPTQLQGHMGTHAVTQVQGEPSSSLAGTGTMAVAVSLSGSSTVGLLVTDCSSIAPHSLS; from the exons ATGGATTCTTCTTGGAGTAATTTTCTGTTTCAG actcctctctcacacacccagtCTGAGACAGCCCTCCAATCAGAGCTGCTTCCGGACATGACTGGCTCTGCCCAGAGCCCCCCTACAGAGCATATAGCCCCTCCCCCATCCACAGTGGACACAGCCGCCCTGAATGAAGAGCCATTGCCTG aGAAGGCCGTCTCCAAGCCTGGCCGGCCGACACACATCTGCAACACATGTAACAAGCAGTTTAAAAACAACTACAACCTCCGGCGCCATCAGTCAGTGCACACTGGCATCAAAATGAAGGACCGagcagccagagagagggaggacgggagcaagggaggaggaggggggcggcaaacaatccctctctccctcctccacctttcTCTGCCCTCTTATCCTCTTCCCGCAGAatccctcccccaaccctccccaCTTGGAAACCAGGAGGGCCAACCTGTTGCGGTGTCCATTGCCCCAGCTACCGTCACCATGGCTGCGCCCCAGGTGCTCcaagctgcagttgtggttgctgGGACAATGGTACAG AACCAGAACCTGGGGCCtcaacccaaccccaaccctagcccCAACCAGGTGAGGAAGAACCATGCGTGTGAGGCCTGTGGGAAGGCCTTCCGAGATGTGTACCACCTGAACCGCCACCGGCTTTCCCACTCGGACGAAAAGCCCTACCACTGCCCCATCTGCCAACAGCGCTTCAAGAGGAAAGACCGCATGAGCTACCATGTACGCTCACACCAAGGAGGGGTGGAGAAACCTTATGTCTGCCCCCATTGCGCCAAGGGATTCTCACG ACCCGACCACCTCAACAGTCACGTCAGACAGGTGCACTCCACTGAGAGACCCTTCAAGTGCCCG ACCTGCACGTCTGCCTTCGCCACGAGGGACCGTCTCCGTGCCCACCTGATTCGCCATGAGGAGAAGGTGCCGTGCCACATCTGTGGCAAGCTCCTCTCTGCCGCCTACATCACCGATCACATGAGGGTCCACAACCAATCACAGCACCATGCCTGCCACCTCTGCAACCGCA gCTTCACCACCCTCACCTACCTGCGTGTCCACGCTCAGAAACACCATGGCCAGGAGTGGAAGGAGAGCGGCGGGACACGGGGCATGTTTGGCGGGGCCGGTGCCGGCGGTGTGCTGCTGTGCCAACTGTGTGGGGTGCAGTGCAAGACACCCACCCAGCTCCAGGGCCACATGGGCACCCACGCCGTCACCCAGGTCCAGGGCGAGCCCAGCAGTAGCCTCGCGGGGACCGGTACCATGGCTGTGGCCGTGTCTCTGTCAGGCAGCTCAACCGTGGGCCTGCTGGTCACTGACTGCTCCAGCATCGCCCCCCATTCTCTCAGCTAG